One part of the Pannonibacter sp. XCT-53 genome encodes these proteins:
- a CDS encoding DUF1186 domain-containing protein: MTALDAASLIDAFTAGEGFPEAAIAACLATPDAARPGLMAIVEDRANGGTGALSQHDTKGDACFVALHILAEQRATEAFQPLLRLLQSETQDLESLFGDAMTETMGPILIALNPGDFAALEAGIANRAADAFARDAMMVAWAHGVLAGAVSREHARGFLASFPDTVRPEPDSFLWGTYVAIAGDLGFADLAPVIDPLFTSGAIAMDEGGFRPADPEDFGHHLKAARLGAENEANHAAWLASNRFYPFEHTLDTLRDWSWDGDEAEWEEVPFLAAAEDETPFEKD, from the coding sequence ATGACCGCGCTCGACGCAGCCAGCCTGATCGATGCCTTCACCGCTGGCGAAGGCTTCCCCGAAGCCGCGATTGCCGCCTGCCTTGCCACACCGGACGCGGCACGACCCGGACTGATGGCAATCGTCGAGGACCGGGCCAATGGCGGCACCGGCGCGCTGAGCCAGCACGACACCAAGGGCGATGCCTGCTTCGTCGCCCTGCACATCCTGGCCGAGCAGCGCGCGACCGAGGCCTTCCAGCCGCTGCTGCGGCTGTTGCAGAGCGAGACGCAGGACCTGGAATCGCTGTTCGGCGACGCCATGACCGAGACCATGGGACCAATCCTGATCGCCCTGAACCCCGGCGACTTTGCGGCTCTGGAAGCCGGCATCGCCAACCGGGCCGCCGACGCCTTTGCCCGCGACGCCATGATGGTGGCCTGGGCCCATGGCGTGCTGGCCGGCGCCGTGTCGCGCGAGCATGCGCGCGGGTTCCTCGCAAGTTTCCCGGACACGGTCCGGCCCGAGCCGGACAGCTTTCTCTGGGGCACCTATGTGGCGATTGCCGGCGATCTGGGCTTTGCCGATCTGGCACCGGTGATCGACCCGCTGTTCACCTCGGGGGCAATCGCCATGGACGAGGGCGGCTTCCGCCCGGCCGATCCGGAGGATTTCGGACATCACCTCAAGGCTGCCCGGCTGGGCGCGGAAAACGAGGCGAACCACGCGGCCTGGCTGGCGTCGAACCGCTTCTATCCGTTCGAGCACACACTGGACACGCTGCGCGACTGGTCCTGGGATGGCGACGAGGCCGAGTGGGAGGAGGTTCCCTTCCTCGCGGCTGCCGAGGACGAGACGCCGTTCGAGAAGGACTGA